A window of the Lactuca sativa cultivar Salinas chromosome 7, Lsat_Salinas_v11, whole genome shotgun sequence genome harbors these coding sequences:
- the LOC111883772 gene encoding uncharacterized protein LOC111883772, with product MFSSNECKECKFSGTSKGRASYGTVTSLQFSAGVTQSLKVFSPLVKVFRMVDADWKPSMCFVYGELKVAKEEIMKALGGNEKAYKPIIDIINNKMKVRLDSKLHLTAYLLNRYYHYNDSKIQNDPNVMDAVLEFFDTLLFGDFEMQRQVVMIDFPKYKEKVDRFGADLAIKGCMVNNADFDPDNMLYVYFTRWWGLFGGSTPHLKKIAMRILSLTSSSSGCERNWSTFEAVHTKKRNRLETNRLNNLVYVQFNVNLMEKNKKRKDTTLEVLLANDSHSDQEWIIDGDDGDGDEVDPKSVMEAIDEALETNDNQVPHKSSTTRELYDKDFESENEEQVFEEDEYESDGVKIVEERED from the exons ATGTTCTCTAGTAACGAGTGCAAGGAATGCAAATTTTCCGGTACCTCTAAAGGAAGAGCCTCATATGGAACGGTGACAAGTCTCCAATTTTCAGCCGGTGTGACACAATCTTTAAAAGTGTTTTCCCCTTTGGTGAAAGTCTTTCGAATGGTTGATGCGGATTGGAAGCCCTCAATGTGTTTTGTTTACGGTGAGCTTAAAGTGGCAAAAGAAGAAATTATGAAAGCGTTGGGTGGCAACGAGAAAGCTTACAAGCCTATTATAGATATCATAAACAACAAGATGAAAGTTAGGCTAGATTCAAAATTACATTTGACGGCTTATCTTTTGAATCGTTACTACCATTATAATGATTCCAAAATCCAAAATGATCCCAACGTAATGGATGCGGTTCTTGAATTTTTTGATACATTACTTTTTGGGGATTTTGAGATGCAAAGACAAGTCGTGATGATTGATTTTCCAAAATACAAGGAAAAGGTTGATAGATTTGGAGCAGATCTTGCAATTAAAGGTTGTATGGTGAACAATGCCGACTTTGATCCGGATAATATGCTTTATGTTTATTTTa CAAGATGGTGGGGACTTTTTGGTGGCTCAACTCCTCATTTGAAAAAGATTGCAATGAGGATTCTTTCTTTAACTAGTAGCTCATCGGGTTGTGAAAGAAATTGGAGCACGTTTGAAGCG gTACATACGAAGAAACGAAATAGATTGGAGACAAATAGATTGAACAATCTTGTTTATGTTCAATTCAATGTTAATCTAATGGAAAAAAACAAAAAGAGAAAAGATACGACTTTGGAAGTGCTTTTAGCAAATGATTCTCACTCGGATCAAGAATGGATTATAGATGGAGATGACGGTGATGGAGATGAAGTTGACCCCAAATCAGTTATGGAAGCGATTGATGAAGCTCTCGAGACTAATGATAATCAAGTACCCCATAAAAGTTCAACAACTAGAGAACTTTATGATAAAGATTTCGAATCCGAGAATGAGGAGCAAgtgtttgaagaagatgaatatGAGTCGGATGGAGTTAAAATAGTGGAAGAACGTGAAGATTAG